One window of Candidatus Limnocylindria bacterium genomic DNA carries:
- a CDS encoding ABC transporter permease subunit, producing the protein MTLFRIALKQQRTGLIAMTLMSVIGGVLNALGFVQVAGTSQAERLAFARSMEVLGAQLSYMLPMPERLDTLGGYLQWRYFGLIALVLGIWGVISSTGSGRGDEERGLVEQWLAAGASRARYVATRVLVFILVATFAIAATMVFTYVVGTGAGEPLPVAGMAATGLDILVTTLVCFGIGLVVAQLVATRRAAGFGAAGLVLALFLINGASRTSDVGPVRWLSPFYLYERSKPLTGAGALDLGAVSALTVVAFVLIALAFAAFVRRDLGGTAVTRASPTSRPTMSPSRDPLLRLPVIALLRQQWLWVITWTIGLTAVSAFLASIIKTIIDTLTTSSTPVMRAYFERAGLGGYDSFVGAIWLSTLMLILSAYAIVQVQSWSADDAEGRLATILSAPVSRARVILERLTAMLVAVGVICAAAGTAVYLVTTSQAIEIDRSKLALATALVVLIPLAFAAVGQLLAVWRPRSALVLLSTIAVASYFLVEFTPLFGWPEWVANLSLFSLYGMPMSGEVNWSGIAGLVGVTIVGTIGALVAVQRRDVGA; encoded by the coding sequence GTGACGCTCTTCCGCATCGCCCTGAAGCAGCAGCGGACCGGACTCATCGCGATGACGCTCATGAGCGTGATCGGGGGAGTGCTCAACGCGCTCGGCTTCGTTCAGGTCGCGGGCACGTCGCAAGCGGAGCGGCTCGCGTTCGCCAGGTCGATGGAGGTGCTCGGCGCCCAACTGTCGTACATGCTGCCCATGCCCGAGCGTCTCGACACTCTCGGTGGATACCTGCAGTGGCGCTACTTCGGCCTGATCGCGCTGGTCCTCGGCATCTGGGGCGTCATCTCCTCCACCGGCAGCGGCCGAGGGGATGAGGAGCGCGGACTGGTCGAGCAGTGGCTCGCCGCGGGCGCCAGTCGCGCGCGATATGTCGCGACGCGCGTTCTCGTCTTCATCCTCGTCGCGACGTTCGCGATCGCTGCGACGATGGTGTTCACGTACGTCGTGGGCACCGGCGCGGGAGAGCCACTACCTGTGGCGGGCATGGCCGCGACGGGACTCGACATCCTTGTCACGACGCTCGTCTGTTTCGGGATCGGGCTTGTCGTCGCCCAGCTTGTTGCGACGCGTCGTGCGGCCGGATTCGGCGCGGCCGGGCTGGTGCTCGCCCTCTTCCTCATCAATGGTGCGAGCCGGACCTCCGATGTCGGACCGGTACGCTGGCTCTCGCCCTTTTATCTCTACGAACGCAGCAAACCGCTGACGGGCGCAGGCGCGCTCGACCTCGGCGCCGTGTCCGCCCTGACGGTCGTGGCCTTCGTGCTCATCGCGCTCGCGTTCGCCGCGTTCGTGCGGCGCGACCTCGGCGGAACAGCGGTCACACGCGCCTCGCCGACGAGCCGGCCGACGATGTCGCCCTCCCGTGATCCGCTGCTGCGCCTCCCGGTCATCGCGTTACTCCGTCAGCAGTGGCTTTGGGTCATCACGTGGACGATCGGTCTCACCGCTGTGAGCGCCTTCCTGGCCTCGATCATCAAAACGATCATTGACACGCTCACCACATCATCGACCCCGGTCATGCGGGCGTACTTCGAGCGCGCCGGACTCGGTGGGTACGACTCCTTCGTCGGCGCGATCTGGCTCTCCACACTCATGCTCATCCTGTCCGCGTACGCGATCGTCCAGGTGCAGAGCTGGTCCGCGGACGACGCGGAGGGCAGGCTCGCCACGATCCTCTCGGCGCCGGTCTCGCGTGCTCGCGTGATCCTGGAACGCCTGACCGCCATGCTTGTCGCGGTCGGAGTGATCTGCGCCGCTGCCGGGACCGCCGTGTACCTGGTGACGACATCGCAGGCGATCGAGATCGATCGGTCGAAACTGGCGCTCGCGACCGCTCTCGTCGTGCTCATTCCGCTCGCGTTCGCCGCGGTCGGCCAGCTGCTCGCCGTGTGGCGGCCGCGCAGTGCGCTGGTGCTGCTCTCGACGATCGCCGTCGCCAGCTATTTCCTGGTGGAGTTCACGCCGCTCTTCGGGTGGCCCGAGTGGGTCGCGAACCTCTCGCTCTTCTCGCTGTACGGTATGCCGATGAGTGGTGAGGTGAACTGGAGCGGCATCGCGGGTCTGGTCGGCGTCACGATCGTTGGCACGATCGGCGCGCTCGTCGCGGTCCAGCGTCGCGACGTTGGCGCCTAG
- a CDS encoding transcriptional regulator, which produces MEDLAAVLGICYVLNVQMKQNQAKMTAAQHSFIDHMGQQMVGWNLPRTTGRVWAYLLIRGEPAVLDDIAHDLEVAKSGASVGARQLVAFGLARTTGERGSRRVLVSAIDNMEAMFAARSESARSLQRLLLEGARAASTPGARTTLSDMASGINEILERESAALGARSRKGIRA; this is translated from the coding sequence GTGGAGGACCTCGCTGCCGTTCTTGGCATCTGCTACGTTCTGAACGTTCAGATGAAACAGAACCAGGCGAAGATGACGGCGGCTCAGCACAGCTTCATCGATCACATGGGCCAGCAGATGGTCGGCTGGAACCTCCCCCGTACGACCGGGCGCGTGTGGGCCTACCTGCTGATACGCGGGGAGCCCGCGGTGTTGGACGATATCGCGCACGACCTTGAGGTCGCGAAGAGCGGCGCGAGCGTGGGCGCGCGACAGCTGGTGGCGTTCGGTCTCGCACGCACCACCGGCGAACGCGGCAGCCGCCGGGTGCTGGTCAGCGCGATCGACAACATGGAGGCGATGTTCGCTGCTCGGAGCGAGAGCGCGCGCTCACTTCAGCGGCTCCTGCTCGAAGGCGCGCGCGCCGCTTCGACGCCGGGAGCGCGCACGACGCTGAGCGACATGGCATCAGGCATCAACGAGATCCTCGAACGAGAGAGCGCTGCGCTCGGTGCGCGGAGCCGGAAGGGAATACGAGCATGA
- a CDS encoding ATP-dependent DNA ligase, translated as MAPSAPGPNVPFPPQEAELVEEIPTGPKWQYEPKWDGFRGVLENDNGELALWSRNGRPLLRYFPELRPLGEMLPPHSALDGEVVIERDGHLDFDAMQNRLHPAESRIRKLSAETPATFIAFDVLLWNGEPVHERPLAERRKKLLEVARGFTLSLTTTDITTAKHWLERLEVIGLDGIIAKRVDSAYKPGSREVVKKIKYHKTCDCVIVGYRTNGEKIASLLLGLYREDGTLDFVGHTSGIAGPLQTQLQKMLPPLKETGALGFDPSEWGRTPDAGSRWSQGKDLPWHEIRPELVCEIRYDKMEDERIRHGTRFLRFRPDKDPKQCTWDQVRPQPKRGDPVLAELLSS; from the coding sequence TTGGCGCCTAGCGCTCCGGGACCGAACGTCCCGTTCCCGCCGCAGGAGGCGGAGCTCGTCGAGGAGATCCCGACGGGACCTAAATGGCAGTACGAGCCGAAGTGGGATGGCTTCCGCGGCGTGCTCGAGAACGACAACGGCGAGCTCGCGCTTTGGAGCCGGAACGGACGCCCGCTGCTGCGGTACTTCCCGGAGCTACGTCCCCTCGGCGAGATGCTCCCTCCGCACTCCGCGCTCGACGGCGAGGTCGTCATCGAGCGCGATGGACATCTCGACTTTGACGCGATGCAGAACCGCCTTCACCCGGCGGAGTCGCGCATCCGCAAGCTGTCAGCGGAAACGCCGGCGACGTTCATCGCCTTCGACGTATTGCTCTGGAACGGTGAGCCCGTCCACGAGAGGCCGCTCGCCGAGCGCCGAAAGAAGCTGCTCGAGGTTGCGAGGGGCTTCACGCTCTCGCTCACGACCACGGACATCACGACGGCGAAGCACTGGCTCGAGCGGCTCGAGGTGATCGGGCTCGACGGCATCATCGCGAAGCGCGTCGATAGCGCATACAAGCCGGGCTCGCGCGAGGTCGTGAAGAAGATCAAGTACCACAAGACCTGCGACTGTGTGATCGTGGGCTACCGGACCAACGGCGAGAAGATCGCGAGCCTGCTGCTGGGCCTTTATCGCGAGGACGGCACGCTCGACTTCGTCGGCCACACCTCGGGTATCGCTGGTCCACTTCAGACGCAGCTCCAGAAGATGCTGCCACCGTTGAAAGAGACGGGGGCCCTCGGCTTCGACCCCAGTGAGTGGGGCCGCACACCGGACGCCGGCTCGCGCTGGTCCCAGGGCAAAGACCTTCCGTGGCATGAGATCAGGCCCGAGCTGGTGTGCGAGATCCGCTACGACAAGATGGAGGACGAGCGCATCCGCCACGGCACGCGCTTTCTCCGCTTCCGGCCGGACAAAGATCCGAAGCAGTGCACCTGGGATCAGGTCCGCCCGCAGCCGAAGCGCGGCGACCCGGTGCTCGCGGAGCTGCTCAGCAGCTAA
- a CDS encoding DUF4173 domain-containing protein — MLQRRALAAVTLASLLGVVAQFLLFRQPLGLNALLLTVPFLAAEWALRDGALPFHRRDIWLPASAVAFAAFCALRADAPILAFDVLAAFGLASATVAAWSGVPVSALPVVALIREAWSLSERLILGAADVLLPAWPRLRVVPKRFAGASGYLGGIGLAAPFVVVFAVLFSSADAVFARSLENVFDLKRIAELLGETPGRLFIALAVAWPAAGALAALYRVPRDHVVSRARSLLAAQTATVTLSLIAVLFAIFVTLQLAYLFGGRDTLDAAAITYSAYARRGFFELIGAVALVGALLFGLELAVHRRGRAYLAAALTLLALTAVVLASAWYRLDLYQQAYGWTELRFYANCAIAFLALALVIFAWCFARGRMLFSLQPLAMAAVIVALAANVIGPSAFVARQNIARILDPSGLPADAARDLDADSLVTLGGGAIVELVDAFPRLPVSQRLYADILLRIALSRRDEDRRPDWQGWNFERERERAALVYARDELLR, encoded by the coding sequence ATGCTCCAACGACGGGCCCTTGCCGCGGTCACGCTCGCCTCGCTGCTTGGCGTGGTCGCCCAGTTCCTGCTCTTCCGCCAGCCACTGGGACTGAACGCGCTGCTGCTCACCGTGCCGTTCCTCGCTGCGGAGTGGGCGCTGCGCGACGGTGCGCTCCCCTTTCATAGGCGCGACATCTGGCTGCCGGCAAGCGCGGTCGCGTTCGCGGCGTTCTGCGCGCTCCGTGCCGACGCGCCGATCCTCGCGTTCGATGTTCTCGCTGCGTTCGGTCTCGCCAGCGCGACGGTCGCCGCGTGGAGCGGAGTTCCAGTCAGTGCGCTCCCCGTTGTCGCGTTGATCAGAGAAGCCTGGTCGCTGAGCGAGCGCCTGATCCTCGGCGCCGCCGACGTCTTGCTTCCCGCCTGGCCGCGTCTGCGCGTCGTGCCAAAGCGATTCGCCGGCGCATCCGGTTACCTCGGGGGCATCGGTCTGGCTGCGCCGTTCGTCGTCGTCTTCGCGGTGTTGTTCTCGTCCGCCGACGCCGTCTTCGCGCGGTCGCTTGAGAACGTCTTCGACCTGAAGCGGATCGCCGAGCTCCTGGGCGAGACCCCCGGCCGGCTCTTCATCGCGCTCGCGGTCGCCTGGCCAGCGGCCGGCGCTCTGGCCGCGCTGTACCGCGTGCCGCGCGACCACGTCGTGTCACGGGCGCGGTCGCTGCTCGCAGCCCAGACGGCGACCGTCACCCTCTCGCTCATCGCCGTGCTGTTCGCGATCTTCGTGACACTGCAGCTTGCCTATCTCTTCGGCGGCCGCGACACGCTCGATGCCGCCGCGATCACGTACAGCGCGTACGCCCGCCGCGGCTTCTTCGAGCTGATCGGCGCGGTGGCGCTGGTCGGCGCGCTGCTCTTCGGGCTCGAGCTCGCGGTGCACCGCCGCGGCCGTGCGTACCTCGCTGCCGCGTTGACACTGCTCGCGCTCACGGCGGTCGTGCTCGCATCCGCGTGGTACCGGCTCGACCTCTACCAGCAGGCCTACGGCTGGACAGAGCTCCGTTTCTACGCGAACTGCGCGATCGCGTTCCTTGCCCTCGCGCTCGTCATCTTCGCCTGGTGCTTCGCGCGAGGCCGGATGCTCTTCTCGCTGCAACCGCTCGCGATGGCCGCGGTCATCGTCGCGCTGGCCGCGAACGTGATCGGCCCTTCCGCGTTCGTCGCGCGCCAGAACATCGCGCGCATCCTCGATCCGTCGGGCCTTCCCGCTGATGCGGCGCGAGACCTCGACGCGGACAGTCTCGTCACGCTCGGTGGCGGCGCGATCGTCGAGCTGGTGGATGCGTTCCCACGTCTTCCGGTGAGCCAGCGGCTCTACGCCGACATCCTGCTGCGCATCGCGCTGTCGCGGCGCGACGAAGACCGACGGCCGGACTGGCAGGGCTGGAACTTCGAGCGAGAGCGTGAACGCGCCGCGCTCGTGTATGCGCGCGACGAGCTGCTGCGTTAG
- a CDS encoding ABC transporter ATP-binding protein, with translation MTEAIEALGLSKDYGNGRGIFDLDLTVADGEVFGFLGPNGAGKTTTIRLLMGLIHATRGSARIFGLDCDRDSVAVKRKVGYCPGELPQFGGWRGSEIVAYVAGLRGDVENASIKALAERLDLDLGRKYREYSHGNKQKLALVLAFMHKPLLVILDEPTSGLDPLVQQEFYGIVRDARSAGSTIFVSSHVLSEVEHICDRVGIVREGRLATVSKLEELVGMRAFHVEIEFADGVPAEQLKSVPGFEQLRVEDHRASGILRGSFEPLMSAIASRRVIGLVSREPSLEEIFLTYYQAKP, from the coding sequence ATGACAGAGGCCATCGAGGCGCTCGGACTCAGCAAGGACTACGGCAATGGTCGAGGGATCTTCGATCTCGACCTCACGGTCGCAGACGGCGAGGTGTTCGGCTTCCTCGGACCGAACGGCGCCGGAAAGACGACGACCATCCGGCTGCTGATGGGGCTGATCCACGCGACGCGCGGCTCAGCGCGGATCTTCGGACTCGATTGCGACCGCGACTCGGTCGCCGTGAAGCGCAAGGTCGGCTACTGCCCCGGAGAGCTCCCCCAGTTCGGCGGCTGGCGTGGCTCCGAGATCGTCGCGTACGTCGCCGGTCTGCGGGGCGATGTCGAGAACGCCTCCATCAAGGCGCTCGCCGAACGACTCGATCTCGATCTCGGCCGCAAGTACCGGGAGTACTCGCACGGCAACAAGCAGAAGCTCGCCCTCGTGCTCGCGTTCATGCACAAGCCGCTTCTCGTGATACTCGACGAGCCGACATCCGGGCTCGACCCGCTCGTCCAGCAGGAGTTCTACGGCATCGTGCGTGATGCGCGGAGCGCCGGATCGACGATCTTCGTGTCATCGCACGTGCTCTCCGAGGTCGAGCACATCTGTGACCGAGTGGGCATCGTGCGCGAAGGTCGCCTCGCGACGGTGAGCAAGCTGGAGGAGCTTGTCGGAATGCGCGCGTTCCACGTCGAGATCGAGTTCGCTGACGGTGTGCCGGCCGAACAGCTGAAGAGCGTCCCGGGTTTCGAACAGCTTCGCGTCGAGGATCACCGAGCCAGCGGCATCCTCCGTGGCAGCTTCGAGCCGCTCATGTCGGCGATCGCTTCGCGTCGAGTGATCGGTCTCGTGAGCCGCGAACCGAGCCTTGAGGAGATCTTCCTCACGTATTACCAGGCGAAGCCGTGA